In Pecten maximus chromosome 10, xPecMax1.1, whole genome shotgun sequence, one genomic interval encodes:
- the LOC117336656 gene encoding sperm-activating peptides-like translates to MEESLEGVGKGMKESLEGVGRGMEESLEWVGRGMEAWLEGVGRGMEESLEWVGRRLEAWLEGVGRGMEESLEWVGRGLEAWLEGVGRGMEESLEWVGRGLEAWLEGVGRGMEESLEWVGRRLEAWLECVGRGMEESSEWVGR, encoded by the coding sequence ATGGAGGAGTCGTTAGAAGGAGTCGGTAAAGGAATGAAAGAGTCGTTAGAAGGGGTCGGTAGAGGAATGGAGGAGTCGTTAGAATGGGTCGGTAGAGGAATGGAGGCGTGGTTAGAAGGGGTCGGTAGAGGAATGGAGGAGTCGTTAGAATGGGTCGGTAGACGACTGGAGGCGTGGTTAGAAGGGGTCGGTAGAGGAATGGAGGAGTCGTTAGAATGGGTCGGTAGAGGACTGGAGGCGTGGTTAGAAGGGGTCGGTAGAGGAATGGAGGAGTCGTTAGAATGGGTCGGTAGAGGACTGGAGGCGTGGTTAGAAGGGGTCGGTAGAGGAATGGAGGAGTCGTTAGAATGGGTCGGTAGACGACTGGAGGCGTGGTTagaatgtgtcggtagaggaaTGGAGGAGTCGTCAGAATGGGTAGGTAGATGA
- the LOC117336658 gene encoding uncharacterized protein LOC117336658 — MATEESLIELMTGEQIEEQVDEEVTIMTKVLKDNTEMKEFEMRKMEIELEKQRLEFEKFKIDRELQHQLRLKELELELNRGTTKTEATTKIPVKLKLQPFNHDKEDVLTYLDEFESVSKQAGWEEDIKVLHLKSLLVGDAREIASHSSKTYEDLRKALITRFSKRRSDYFGMLSGIQRNHNETYRGLMARIDQYLARFIGERDTIQCFREEYFLKALPGAQSQWIRRNQGTGTVVEAAEDYIVPQRDQNRRSAGHIPMGSGGTNASKVVSQEMSRFAGEGKKNVVCFKCKARGHIARDCPSNKRQGGQNQASYLVRQTIGERLICVPGLADGQEISFVKDTGADVTLIREEFVKPSAILEGQCMTLYTAIGQPFQAKRAIVDLDLPCFKGHAQVGVVSDLAAEALLGMDILDRSVMAVTRAQSKQQEAEEHVVEREMEVTKVLPRNIMEERSEERLGVDELSTVNSEELSKLQREDESLSKIKAKSLSSAEEADEDDVAFYWEHDILRRKWRTGDGKTAGKQLVLPKSLRQAVIKLAHDRPLAGHLGQEKTKQRILQSLYWPGMFSDIKSYCQTCDVCQKVARRDHQRAPMVIVPRVGQPFWKIAMDIVGPLPMTKSRNRFILTVVDDATRYPEAFPLPSIEAERIATKLMEMFSRVGIPNVILTDQGTNFTSKLLTYLYRNLGIKGIKTTPYHPQTNGTVERFNGTLKAMLKKLCGGNVEQWDELLPYTLFAYREVPHEETGFSPFELLYGWPVRGPLQALESIMTGEGDTPRSVVDHIVNIREKLQDVSQVVQNNLAERKAKVKVWYDKRATERSFSPGDEVLVLLPTENAKMLAHWKGPYRVTERVNNVNYKVNVGGRRGIVTYHVNLLKRYYRAMNIVSRVEGDDVGQEGKIFHPNDSEETVKDVNVNKNVGSDKVMELWALCADFEDVFTTRPGKATVVEHEIKTTSEIPITQRPYRIPYTQQADVKQQLDEMAEQGLIIPSKSPWSSPIVLVRKRDGTIRICVDYRKLNSITVFDAYPTPRIDNILEQLGNARYLSTLDLTKGYWQVPLSENSREKSAFITPFGLYEFTVMPFGMKTAPATFARLMTQLLQGLSHVLAYFDDIIIHSNSWEEHMQDVQAVMGRLREYGFTIRPSKCSLGQEEVRCLGHLVGGGKIQADPDKIKAMIEFPLPITKKQVRGFLGMTGYYRKFIKDFAELAAPLTDLTKKGAPTKVIWNEHATKAFKDLKSKMVSTPVLSMPNFEEQFVLQTDASDIAIGAVLTQKQASEEHPVAYLSRKLLPRERNYATIEKECLAIVWAIESVAHFVSGTNFVVETDHNPLVWLNQVRDKNQRLLKWALALQQYNFCVRYRKGKDNANADGLSRI, encoded by the coding sequence ATGGCAACTGAGGAAAGCCTGATAGAACTAATGACTGGTGAACAGATAGAGGAACAAGTTGATGAAGAAGTAACTATTATGACAAAGGTTTTAAAAGACAACACTGAAATGAAGGAATTTGAAATGCGAAAAATGGAAATTGAATTAGAAAAACAACGCttagaatttgaaaaattcaaaatagaCCGGGAATTACAGCATCAATTGCGTCtgaaagaacttgaacttgaacttaaTCGTGGCACAACAAAAACTGAAGCCACAACGAAAATTCCAGTGAAACTTAAATTACAACCATTTAATCATGACAAAGAAGATGTGCTAACATATTTGGATGAATTTGAGTCGGTATCCAAGCAAGCAGGATGGGAAGAAGATATCAAAGTCTTACATTTGAAATCCTTACTTGTTGGAGATGCTCGCGAGATTGCTTCTCATTCTAGTAAAACATATGAAGATCTACGGAAGGCCTTAATTACACGATTCAGCAAAAGGAGGTCTGATTATTTCGGAATGTTATCTGGTATCCAAAGAAACCACAATGAAACATACCGAGGACTTATGGCACGCATAGATCAATATTTGGCAAGGTTCATCGGAGAGCGTGATACTATTCAGTGTTTTCGAGAAGAGTACTTCTTGAAGGCGTTGCCAGGAGCACAGTCCCAGTGGATACGTAGAAACCAGGGAACAGGGACGGTGGTAGAGGCTGCAGAGGATTATATAGTACCTCAGAGAGATCAGAATAGGCGGAGTGCTGGGCATATACCTATGGGATCGGGAGGTACGAATGCCAGTAAAGTGGTTTCACAGGAAATGTCGCGATTTGCTGGCGAGGGCAAGAAGAATGTGGTGTGCTTTAAGTGTAAGGCACGGGGCCATATTGCCCGGGACTGTCCGAGTAATAAAAGACAAGGAGGACAAAATCAGGCTTCGTATCTTGTTAGGCAAACAATTGGGGAGCGACTGATTTGTGTGCCAGGTCTTGCAGACGGACAGGAAATAAGCTTTGTCAAGGATACTGGGGCTGATGTGACGTTAATTCGTGAGGAATTTGTCAAGCCAAGTGCTATCCTTGAAGGACAGTGTATGACGTTATACACGGCGATTGGCCAGCCGTTTCAAGCAAAACGGGCAATCGTGGATCTTGACCTTCCATGCTTTAAGGGTCATGCTCAAGTTGGTGTCGTGTCGGACTTGGCTGCTGAAGCTTTACTAGGAATGGATATTCTTGACAGGTCAGTTATGGCAGTGACAAGGGCACAGTCCAAGCAGCAAGAGGCTGAGGAGCATGTCGTGGAGCGTGAAATGGAGGTAACAAAAGTACTACCTCGAAACATTATGGAAGAAAGATCGGAGGAAAGGCTGGGTGTTGATGAGCTGTCAACGGTCAACTCAGAGGAACTTTCCAAGTTACAGCGAGAGGATGAGTCGCTGAGTAAAATTAAGGCGAAGTCCTTGTCGTCAGCTGAGGAAGCTGATGAAGATGATGTTGCTTTTTATTGGGAACATGACATTCTAAGGCGAAAGTGGAGGACTGGAGATGGTAAAACAGCTGGAAAACAGTTGGTACTTCCCAAATCACTGAGACAAGCTGTCATTAAACTTGCCCATGACAGACCTTTAGCAGGACATCTTGGACAAGAGAAAACTAAGCAAAGAATCCTACAATCATTGTATTGGCCTGGAATGTTCTCGGATATAAAAAGTTACTGTCAAACGTGTGATGTGTGTCAAAAAGTGGCTAGACGTGACCACCAGAGAGCTCCAATGGTCATTGTGCCAAGAGTTGGACAGCCATTTTGGAAAATTGCTATGGACATTGTCGGACCGTTACCAATGACAAAATCAAGGAATAGGTTCATCCTAACTGTAGTTGACGATGCAACGCGATATCCTGAGGCATTCCCATTACCTAGCATTGAGGCGGAGAGAATTGCTACAAAACTCATGGAAATGTTCAGCCGTGTGGGTATCCCAAATGTTATCTTGACAGATCAAGGTACTAATTTCACCAGCAAGTTACTGACGTACCTCTACAGAAACCTTGGGATCAAAGGTATCAAAACAACTCCATACCACCCTCAAACAAATGGCACAGTAGAACGGTTTAACGGTACTCTGAAAGCCATGCTAAAGAAGCTGTGCGGAGGTAATGTCGAGCAATGGGATGAGTTACTGCCCTATACCCTGTTTGCATACCGTGAAGTCCCACATGAGGAAACTGGATTTTCTCCTTTCGAGCTTCTGTACGGTTGGCCTGTTCGTGGACCTTTACAAGCACTAGAATCAATCATGACAGGAGAAGGAGACACCCCAAGATCTGTGGTGGACCATATAGTAAACATACGAGAAAAACTTCAAGATGTCAGTCAGGTGGTTCAAAATAACTTAGCAGAACGGAAGGCCAAGGTCAAAGTATGGTACGACAAAAGGGCAACTGAAAGATCATTCAGTCCAGGTGATGAAGTCCTTGTTCTACTCCCAACGGAGAACGCCAAGATGCTAGCACACTGGAAAGGACCATATAGAGTGACTGAAAGGGTCAACAATGTCAATTACAAAGTCAACGTCGGAGGTCGCAGAGGAATAGTCACGTATCACGTGAACCTGCTTAAACGGTACTACCGTGCTATGAACATAGTTAGCAGAGTAGAGGGTGACGATGTTGGTCAGGAGGGGAAAATCTTTCATCCAAATGACTCGGAGGAGACAGTTAAGGATGTTAACGTCAACAAAAACGTAGGCAGTGACAAAGTGATGGAACTGTGGGCGTTGTGTGCTGATTTTGAGGATGTCTTTACGACAAGGCCAGGGAAGGCAACTGTAGTGGAACATGAGATAAAAACTACATCAGAGATTCCCATAACACAACGGCCTTATAGGATTCCATACACTCAGCAGGCTGATGTAAAACAACAACTGGATGAGATGGCTGAGCAAGGCCTAATCATACCGTCAAAGAGTCCATGGAGTTCACCAATAGTTTTGGTCAGAAAACGCGATGGAACGATTAGAATTTGTGTGGACTATCGAAAACTGAACAGCATTACAGTGTTTGATGCTTACCCAACTCCCCGCATCGATAACATACTTGAGCAGCTGGGAAATGCTAGATATTTGAGCACTTTGGACTTAACTAAGGGTTATTGGCAAGTGCCTCTTTCTGAAAATTCCAGAGAAAAATCTGCATTTATAACGCCGTTTGGACTCTACGAGTTCACCGTCATGCCGTTTGGAATGAAAACAGCTCCAGCAACTTTTGCACGACTTATGACACAACTACTTCAAGGTCTAAGCCATGTTTTGGCTTATTTTGATGACATCATCATACACTCCAACAGCTGGGAGGAACATATGCAGGATGTTCAGGCTGTGATGGGGCGACTTAGGGAGTATGGCTTCACTATTCGACCAAGTAAGTGTAGTTTGGGGCAGGAAGAAGTAAGGTGCCTAGGACACCTTGTTGGAGGTGGCAAAATTCAGGCAGATCCGGACAAAATCAAAGCAATGATTGAATTTCCTTTACCTATCACAAAGAAACAGGTACGTGGATTTCTAGGGATGACAGGATATTACAGAAAGTTCATCAAAGATTTTGCTGAGCTGGCAGCACCGCTTACCGACCTTACTAAAAAGGGAGCGCCAACAAAGGTAATCTGGAATGAACATGCTACCAAGGCTTTCAAAGACCTAAAGTCTAAAATGGTGTCAACACCAGTGCTGTCAATGCCAAATTTTGAGGAGCAGTTTGTTCTGCAAACAGACGCCAGTGACATCGCTATTGGCGCTGTTTTGACACAAAAGCAAGCAAGTGAAGAACACCCTGTAGCATACCTTAGCCGGAAGTTACTGCCGAGGGAAAGGAACTATGCCACGATAGAGAAAGAATGCCTGGCCATAGTTTGGGCGATCGAGTCCGTGGCACATTTTGTAAGTGGTACAAACTTCGTCGTGGAGACCGACCACAATCCATTAGTGTGGTTAAACCAGGTTCGAGACAAGAACCAGCGCCTATTGAAGTGGGCACTAGCTTTACAGCAATACAACTTTTGCGTGAGATACCGTAAAGGAAAGGATAATGCCAATGCAGATGGATTATCACGTATTTAG
- the LOC117335664 gene encoding zinc finger protein 76-like isoform X2, producing MDSIVIEGIGHVGDVPGQITEDDPPDHPEPNILEDESDDHQLCEVNQEIKVEPNVDNSGIGDSIVVDPNVGIHNDMHEGEVIGLLLQSHGIEEDLVHDIDTQQLGVTVSIPDQGLIPADTTAQTVQAVTLADGTTAFIQHPKGRKFLEGQTITLEDGSTAVVQGLSQVSNLPSQIESGPDSMADEVDLKDIQQLQAQQMTLVDGTHIVDGQTLAESHAHMTDGQPVQLEDGTTAYLHTTPKEGLQAIQLEDGTTAYISHPTPEALFGDAANLDSAPLTLEQLTTQVSAEQLKTCTDMVHASEAKTVSVANGVGGVVNSITVIAAGLTGDGKPINIGEKAYKCSFEGCGRLYTTHHHLKVHERSHTGDRPFKCEFPACTKAFATGYGLKSHTRVHTGEKPYKCPEENCDKAFKTSGDLQKHVRTHTGERPFKCPFEGCNRSFTTSNIRKVHIRTHTGERPYVCQEEGCGRAFASATNYKNHIRIHTGEKPYVCTVHGCGKRFTEYSSLYKHHVVHTHSKPYVCNHCGKTYRQTSTLAMHKRTAHGEDISPENEAQLLVQHRNPADDEDEPPEKRAKFQYALSTPDGTVSQEDATMAITTSEAQQASSLMGGATVLGTEEQAVVSIQQTQTTAAQLLGQLQQQQQQQQGVATITVGDQGQQVYVITDPAQLEALQQLAQQQLEGHDTLDGGAILGQEVVQSAAECINVTDVQHVTMSFQ from the exons ATGGATAGTATTGTTATAGAGGGGATTGGCCATGTTGGGGATGTCCCTGGCCAGATCACCGAGGACGACCCCCCAGACCATCCAGAACCTAACATTCTGGAAGACGAATCAGATGACCACCAACTGTGTGAAGTTAATCAGGAAATTAAGGTTGAACCCAATGTAGACAATTCAGGGATTGGTGATTCCATTGTAGTTGACCCTAATGTGGGCATTCATAACGACATGCACGAAGGGGAGGTAATTGGACTTCTGCTTCAAAGTCATGGG ATTGAGGAGGACCTAGTACACGACATTGACACCCAACAGTTGGGCGTGACGGTATCAATACCTGACCAGGGTTTGATCCCTGCTGATACTACTGCCCAGACAGTTCAGGCTGTTACATTGGCTGATGGGACCACAGCCTTTATTCAGCATCCTAAAG GGAGAAAGTTTCTAGAGGGTCAGACTATAACACTTGAGGATGGAAGTACAGCTGTGGTACAGGGGCTGAGTCAAG TGTCAAACTTACCCAGCCAGATTGAATCCGGGCCAGACAGTATGGCAGATGAGGTTGACCTGAAGGATATACAGCAGCTTCAGGCCCAGCAGATGACCCTTGTagatggtacacacattgtgGATGGTCAGACACTGGCTGAAAGCCACGCTCATATGACTGATGGCCAGCCTGTCCAGTTAGAGGATGGGACGACAGCTTATTTACATACAACCCCAAAAG AGGGATTACAAGCCATACAATTGGAGGATGGTACTACAGCCTACATCTCCCACCCAACACCCGAGGCTCTGTTTGGGGACGCTGCTAACCTTGACTCTGCCCCTCTTACTCTGGAGCAGCTTACTACTCAG GTATCAGCAGAACAGCTGAAGACATGTACAGATATGGtacatgcatctgaagcaaaaaCTGTCAGTGTGGCTAATGGAGTTGGAGGAGTGGTCAACAGCATA aCTGTGATTGCCGCAGGTCTAACTGGAGATGGCAAACCAATCAATATTGGTGAGAAAGCATACAAGTGTAGCTTTGAAGGATGTGGTCGTCTCTATACCACCCATCATCATCTCAAG GTCCATGAGAGATCTCATACAGGAGACAGGCCATTTAAATGTGAGTTTCCTGCCTGTACGAAAGCCTTTGCCACAGGCTATGGCCTAAAGAGTCACACACGAGTTCACACCGGAGAAAAGCCTTACAAATGTCCCGAAGAAAACTGTGATAAAGCATTCAAAACGTCAGGGGACCTGCAAAAGCATGTGAGAACACACACAG GGGAACGCCCATTTAAATGTCCATTTGAGGGCTGTAATCGGTCATTCACAACATCCAATATACGAAAGGTACATATCCGTACCCACACAGGAGAGCGACCTTATGTGTGTCAAGAGGAGGGCTGCGGACGAGCTTTTGCTAGTGCCACCAATTACAAAAACCATATCCgcatacatacag GAGAGAAGCcatatgtatgtactgtacatggCTGTGGAAAGAGATTTACTGAGTACTCCAGTCTGTACAAACATCATGTGGTACACACCCACTCCAAGCCTTACGTGTGCAACCATTGTGGAaaaacatacagacagacatctACTCTGGCCATGCATAAACGCACTGCTCATGGAGAGGACATCTCACCTGAAAATGAGGCTCAATTACTGGTTCAACACCGAAACCCAGCAG ATGATGAAGATGAACCGCCAGAAAAACGGGCAAAGTTTCAGTATGCCTTATCAACACCAGATGGCACAGTATCTCAGGAGGATGCAACCATGGCGATAACAACATCAGAGGCCCAACAAGCT AGTTCACTGATGGGTGGTGCCACTGTCTTAGGTACAGAGGAACAGGCCGTTGTTTCCATACAGCAGACCCAGACAACAGCAGCTCAGCTTCTAGGCCAACTACAgcaacagcagcagcaacagCAGGGTGTGGCAACTATCACTGTGGGAGACCAGGGCCAGCAGGTTTATGTTATAACTGATCCAGCTCAGCTAGAAGCTCTCCAG CAACTGGCACAACAGCAGTTAGAGGGCCATGACACACTAGATGGAGGTGCTATTCTAGGTCAAGAGGTGGTCCAGTCTGCTGCGGAATGCATCAATGTGACTGATGTCCAACATGTTACTATGTCCTTCCAATGA
- the LOC117336657 gene encoding 36.4 kDa proline-rich protein-like has product MTPPFIYLPILTTPPFLYRHILTTPPFLYRLILTTPPFLYRPLLTTPPFLYLPLLTTPPFLYRLILTTPPFLYRLILTTPPVLYRLILTTPPFLYLPLLTTPPVLYLPLLTTPPFLYRLILTTPPLPYRPILTTPPVLYQPILTTPPFLYRHIQRFFQSSTDTF; this is encoded by the coding sequence ATGACTCCTCCATTCATCTACCTACCCATTCTGACGACTCCTCCAttcctctaccgacacattctAACGACTCCTCCATTCCTCTACCGACTCATTCTAACGACTCCTCCATTCCTCTACCGACCCCTTCTAACGACTCCTCCATTCCTCTACCTACCCCTTCTAACGACTCCTCCATTTCTCTACCGACTCATTCTAACGACTCCTCCATTCCTCTACCGACTCATTCTAACGACTCCTCCAGTCCTCTACCGACTCATTCTGACGACTCCCCCATTCCTCTACCTACCCCTTCTAACGACTCCTCCAGTCCTCTACCTACCCCTTCTAACGACTCCTCCATTTCTCTACCGACTCATTCTGACGACTCCTCCATTACCCTACCGACCCATTCTAACCACGCCTCCAGTCCTCTACCAACCCATTCTAACGACTCCTCCAttcctctaccgacacattcaACGTTTCTTCCAgtcctctaccgacacattctAA
- the LOC117335664 gene encoding zinc finger protein 76-like isoform X1 → MDSIVIEGIGHVGDVPGQITEDDPPDHPEPNILEDESDDHQLCEVNQEIKVEPNVDNSGIGDSIVVDPNVGIHNDMHEGEVIGLLLQSHGIEEDLVHDIDTQQLGVTVSIPDQGLIPADTTAQTVQAVTLADGTTAFIQHPKGRKFLEGQTITLEDGSTAVVQGLSQVSNLPSQIESGPDSMADEVDLKDIQQLQAQQMTLVDGTHIVDGQTLAESHAHMTDGQPVQLEDGTTAYLHTTPKEGLQAIQLEDGTTAYISHPTPEALFGDAANLDSAPLTLEQLTTQVSAEQLKTCTDMVHASEAKTVSVANGVGGVVNSITVIAAGLTGDGKPINIGEKAYKCSFEGCGRLYTTHHHLKVHERSHTGDRPFKCEFPACTKAFATGYGLKSHTRVHTGEKPYKCPEENCDKAFKTSGDLQKHVRTHTGERPFKCPFEGCNRSFTTSNIRKVHIRTHTGERPYVCQEEGCGRAFASATNYKNHIRIHTGEKPYVCTVHGCGKRFTEYSSLYKHHVVHTHSKPYVCNHCGKTYRQTSTLAMHKRTAHGEDISPENEAQLLVQHRNPADDEDEPPEKRAKFQYALSTPDGTVSQEDATMAITTSEAQQAQSSLMGGATVLGTEEQAVVSIQQTQTTAAQLLGQLQQQQQQQQGVATITVGDQGQQVYVITDPAQLEALQQLAQQQLEGHDTLDGGAILGQEVVQSAAECINVTDVQHVTMSFQ, encoded by the exons ATGGATAGTATTGTTATAGAGGGGATTGGCCATGTTGGGGATGTCCCTGGCCAGATCACCGAGGACGACCCCCCAGACCATCCAGAACCTAACATTCTGGAAGACGAATCAGATGACCACCAACTGTGTGAAGTTAATCAGGAAATTAAGGTTGAACCCAATGTAGACAATTCAGGGATTGGTGATTCCATTGTAGTTGACCCTAATGTGGGCATTCATAACGACATGCACGAAGGGGAGGTAATTGGACTTCTGCTTCAAAGTCATGGG ATTGAGGAGGACCTAGTACACGACATTGACACCCAACAGTTGGGCGTGACGGTATCAATACCTGACCAGGGTTTGATCCCTGCTGATACTACTGCCCAGACAGTTCAGGCTGTTACATTGGCTGATGGGACCACAGCCTTTATTCAGCATCCTAAAG GGAGAAAGTTTCTAGAGGGTCAGACTATAACACTTGAGGATGGAAGTACAGCTGTGGTACAGGGGCTGAGTCAAG TGTCAAACTTACCCAGCCAGATTGAATCCGGGCCAGACAGTATGGCAGATGAGGTTGACCTGAAGGATATACAGCAGCTTCAGGCCCAGCAGATGACCCTTGTagatggtacacacattgtgGATGGTCAGACACTGGCTGAAAGCCACGCTCATATGACTGATGGCCAGCCTGTCCAGTTAGAGGATGGGACGACAGCTTATTTACATACAACCCCAAAAG AGGGATTACAAGCCATACAATTGGAGGATGGTACTACAGCCTACATCTCCCACCCAACACCCGAGGCTCTGTTTGGGGACGCTGCTAACCTTGACTCTGCCCCTCTTACTCTGGAGCAGCTTACTACTCAG GTATCAGCAGAACAGCTGAAGACATGTACAGATATGGtacatgcatctgaagcaaaaaCTGTCAGTGTGGCTAATGGAGTTGGAGGAGTGGTCAACAGCATA aCTGTGATTGCCGCAGGTCTAACTGGAGATGGCAAACCAATCAATATTGGTGAGAAAGCATACAAGTGTAGCTTTGAAGGATGTGGTCGTCTCTATACCACCCATCATCATCTCAAG GTCCATGAGAGATCTCATACAGGAGACAGGCCATTTAAATGTGAGTTTCCTGCCTGTACGAAAGCCTTTGCCACAGGCTATGGCCTAAAGAGTCACACACGAGTTCACACCGGAGAAAAGCCTTACAAATGTCCCGAAGAAAACTGTGATAAAGCATTCAAAACGTCAGGGGACCTGCAAAAGCATGTGAGAACACACACAG GGGAACGCCCATTTAAATGTCCATTTGAGGGCTGTAATCGGTCATTCACAACATCCAATATACGAAAGGTACATATCCGTACCCACACAGGAGAGCGACCTTATGTGTGTCAAGAGGAGGGCTGCGGACGAGCTTTTGCTAGTGCCACCAATTACAAAAACCATATCCgcatacatacag GAGAGAAGCcatatgtatgtactgtacatggCTGTGGAAAGAGATTTACTGAGTACTCCAGTCTGTACAAACATCATGTGGTACACACCCACTCCAAGCCTTACGTGTGCAACCATTGTGGAaaaacatacagacagacatctACTCTGGCCATGCATAAACGCACTGCTCATGGAGAGGACATCTCACCTGAAAATGAGGCTCAATTACTGGTTCAACACCGAAACCCAGCAG ATGATGAAGATGAACCGCCAGAAAAACGGGCAAAGTTTCAGTATGCCTTATCAACACCAGATGGCACAGTATCTCAGGAGGATGCAACCATGGCGATAACAACATCAGAGGCCCAACAAGCT CAGAGTTCACTGATGGGTGGTGCCACTGTCTTAGGTACAGAGGAACAGGCCGTTGTTTCCATACAGCAGACCCAGACAACAGCAGCTCAGCTTCTAGGCCAACTACAgcaacagcagcagcaacagCAGGGTGTGGCAACTATCACTGTGGGAGACCAGGGCCAGCAGGTTTATGTTATAACTGATCCAGCTCAGCTAGAAGCTCTCCAG CAACTGGCACAACAGCAGTTAGAGGGCCATGACACACTAGATGGAGGTGCTATTCTAGGTCAAGAGGTGGTCCAGTCTGCTGCGGAATGCATCAATGTGACTGATGTCCAACATGTTACTATGTCCTTCCAATGA
- the LOC117336655 gene encoding 36.4 kDa proline-rich protein-like, protein MTPPFIYLPILTTPPFLYRHILTTPPFLYRLILTTPPFLYRPLLTTPPFLYRLILTTPPLPYRPLLTTPPFLYLPILTTPPFLYRPLLTTPPVVYRPILTTPPFLYRPLLTTPPVVYLPILTTPPLPYRPLLTTPPFLYLPILTTPPFLYLPILTTPPVLYRLILTTPHSSTYPF, encoded by the coding sequence ATGACTCCTCCATTCATCTACCTACCCATTCTGACGACTCCTCCAttcctctaccgacacattctAACGACTCCTCCATTCCTCTACCGACTCATTCTAACGACTCCTCCATTCCTCTACCGACCCCTTCTAACGACTCCTCCATTCCTCTACCGACTCATTCTAACGACTCCTCCATTACCCTACCGACCCCTTCTAACGACTCCTCCATTCCTCTACCTACCCATTCTAACGACTCCTCCATTCCTCTACCGACCCCTTCTAACCACGCCTCCAGTCGTCTACCGACCCATTCTAACGACTCCTCCATTCCTCTACCGACCCCTTCTAACCACGCCTCCAGTCGTCTACCTACCCATTCTAACGACTCCTCCATTACCCTACCGACCCCTTCTAACGACTCCTCCATTCCTCTACCTACCCATTCTAACGACTCCTCCATTCCTCTACCTACCCATTCTAACGACTCCTCCAGTCCTCTACCGACTCATTCTGACGACTCCCCATTCCTCTACCTACCCATTCTAA